In bacterium, the following proteins share a genomic window:
- the ispF gene encoding 2-C-methyl-D-erythritol 2,4-cyclodiphosphate synthase — MTPGPFRSGLGFDAHRFGGNPPLRLAGVVVDSRRGLMATSDGDVAAHAVIDALLGAAGKGDIGTHFPSSDPRWQDADSMEMLRSVVRSVASGGLAASNLDITIVAETVRVGPHRDEMENRLAAALGLARERVSVKATTTDGMGFTGRDEGVAALASVLLVEPASSGGST; from the coding sequence ATGACCCCCGGCCCGTTCCGTTCCGGTCTCGGCTTCGATGCCCACCGCTTCGGCGGTAACCCTCCCCTGAGGCTGGCCGGGGTGGTGGTCGATTCGCGTCGCGGGCTGATGGCCACGTCGGACGGGGATGTGGCCGCCCACGCCGTGATCGACGCCCTCCTCGGTGCGGCAGGGAAGGGGGACATAGGTACCCACTTCCCCTCCTCGGATCCGCGCTGGCAGGATGCCGACAGCATGGAGATGCTGCGCTCGGTGGTGCGGTCGGTGGCGTCGGGCGGACTGGCCGCATCGAACCTCGACATCACCATCGTGGCGGAGACGGTGCGGGTCGGTCCCCATCGTGACGAGATGGAAAACCGGCTTGCGGCGGCACTGGGCCTCGCCCGGGAGAGGGTATCCGTCAAGGCCACTACCACTGACGGGATGGGCTTCACGGGTCGGGACGAGGGCGTGGCTGCGTTGGCGTCGGTGCTCCTGGTCGAGCCCGCATCTTCCGGTGGCTCGACCTGA
- a CDS encoding branched-chain amino acid ABC transporter substrate-binding protein, whose product MKRLLRARRMLAVAVLLVAACGGSVSTDSGQTEVEFEAGPLGAVVVRPGEQIQIRSLNTISGDNAFLGIPNQRGVEMAIEDYGPVAGREVSMGTPLDDLCSPDGGQSGAQATVADPSVVGLIGTTCSSAAVAASPLISDAGMVMIAPSNTSPALTSDLAGNPSPSHHPGYYRTAHNDLFQGKAVALFVRDHLGFDTAAAIHDGDPYTQGLAEAFKDAFEELGGVVTAFTAVNKGDTDMIAVLTEVAAGRPQTLFFPVFMPEGAFIVQQVDGVTGLEGVTLIVSAALLVDNFMELPESEGVYISGPDLRFGDNRNSITGRSAAELLDAYESAYGEAPSGGYLAHAYDATTMLLRAIDQVAVEIDGTLHIDRAQVRDQLTRTNMDGIIGPIDCDQFGDCGTQRLTVLYNTDPSNIEAGKNNVVFEYAP is encoded by the coding sequence ATGAAGCGGCTCTTGCGGGCGCGGCGGATGCTCGCGGTCGCAGTCCTGCTGGTGGCCGCATGCGGCGGGTCCGTCTCGACAGACTCCGGCCAGACCGAGGTCGAGTTCGAGGCCGGTCCGCTGGGCGCCGTGGTGGTCCGGCCCGGCGAGCAGATACAGATCCGGTCACTGAACACGATCTCGGGCGACAACGCCTTCCTCGGTATCCCGAACCAGCGCGGGGTGGAGATGGCGATCGAGGACTACGGCCCGGTCGCTGGCCGGGAGGTGTCGATGGGCACGCCGCTGGACGATCTGTGCTCACCGGATGGCGGTCAGTCGGGCGCGCAGGCGACGGTCGCCGACCCGAGCGTGGTCGGCTTGATCGGGACCACCTGCTCGTCCGCCGCGGTGGCGGCGTCACCGCTGATCTCCGATGCCGGGATGGTGATGATCGCCCCTTCCAACACCTCGCCGGCGCTGACGTCGGACCTGGCCGGAAATCCCAGTCCTTCCCACCATCCCGGCTACTACCGGACCGCGCACAACGACCTGTTCCAAGGCAAGGCCGTGGCCCTCTTCGTGCGCGACCATCTCGGGTTCGACACTGCGGCCGCCATCCATGACGGCGACCCGTACACGCAGGGCCTTGCGGAGGCCTTCAAGGATGCGTTCGAGGAACTGGGTGGTGTGGTGACGGCCTTCACAGCGGTGAACAAGGGCGACACCGACATGATCGCGGTGCTCACCGAGGTGGCGGCAGGCCGCCCCCAGACCTTGTTCTTTCCGGTCTTCATGCCGGAGGGAGCGTTCATCGTCCAGCAGGTGGACGGCGTGACCGGTCTCGAGGGGGTGACCCTGATCGTGTCGGCGGCGTTGCTCGTGGACAACTTCATGGAGTTGCCCGAGTCCGAAGGTGTCTACATCTCCGGACCGGATCTACGGTTCGGGGACAACCGAAACAGCATCACGGGCCGCTCGGCGGCCGAACTACTGGATGCCTACGAGTCTGCCTACGGCGAGGCGCCGTCGGGCGGGTACCTGGCGCATGCGTACGACGCCACGACCATGCTGCTCAGGGCGATCGACCAGGTGGCAGTGGAAATAGACGGGACGCTCCACATCGACCGCGCGCAGGTGCGTGACCAACTGACCCGCACGAACATGGACGGGATAATCGGCCCGATCGATTGCGACCAGTTCGGCGACTGCGGCACCCAGCGCCTGACCGTGCTGTACAACACCGACCCCAGCAACATAGAGGCCGGCAAGAACAACGTCGTCTTTGAATACGCGCCCTAG
- a CDS encoding ribbon-helix-helix protein, CopG family, which yields MARREVLVQLDDSLVHQLDRLAKASGTNRSELVRRGARAVIAAEEAAAADRELAAAYRRLPPDGALVRSAARLAARTIPEW from the coding sequence ATGGCCCGTCGTGAAGTCCTGGTACAGCTCGATGACAGCCTCGTGCACCAGCTGGACCGCTTGGCCAAGGCATCGGGCACCAACCGTTCCGAGCTCGTGCGCCGTGGAGCACGGGCGGTCATCGCAGCCGAGGAAGCCGCGGCCGCCGACCGTGAACTGGCCGCGGCCTACCGGCGCCTACCTCCGGATGGGGCGCTCGTGCGATCAGCAGCCCGGCTCGCAGCCCGAACCATCCCCGAGTGGTAG
- a CDS encoding RNA methyltransferase has product MASAGIGGRVEGLHPVRAALAAGRVRALTVERSRRDLDDLVAEARAAGAAVELVDDVRPLAQTESPQGVVARARPIPFAPLEILLEPPGDLVVPALVVLDHLEDPRNVGAIARSALAAGMTGMVVPRRRAAPLSALAFKAAAGAFEHLPVASVSSVADCAARAGRAGVWSVGLHARSERSLFGLELLAEPVALFVGSERSGLSRLVRARLDITVFIPMDGRVDSLNAATASALACFETSRLRASGGSLH; this is encoded by the coding sequence ATGGCGTCCGCTGGTATCGGCGGTAGGGTCGAGGGCCTCCATCCGGTTCGGGCGGCCCTGGCCGCCGGCCGTGTCAGGGCTCTCACTGTCGAGCGTTCCCGCCGCGATCTCGATGATCTGGTGGCGGAGGCTCGCGCCGCGGGAGCGGCGGTGGAGCTGGTCGACGATGTCCGCCCCCTAGCGCAGACCGAGTCCCCGCAGGGGGTGGTGGCCAGGGCTCGTCCTATCCCCTTCGCGCCCTTGGAGATTCTCCTGGAGCCTCCGGGAGATCTCGTGGTCCCCGCGCTGGTGGTGCTCGACCATCTGGAGGATCCTCGCAACGTGGGCGCTATCGCCCGGTCGGCCCTGGCCGCCGGGATGACGGGGATGGTTGTCCCGCGCCGCCGCGCCGCCCCGCTATCGGCCCTCGCCTTCAAGGCGGCTGCCGGTGCGTTCGAGCACCTGCCCGTGGCCTCGGTGTCCTCGGTAGCCGACTGTGCAGCCCGGGCGGGCCGGGCGGGTGTTTGGTCGGTGGGTTTGCATGCCCGCAGCGAGCGGTCGCTCTTCGGGCTGGAGCTCTTGGCCGAGCCCGTTGCCCTGTTCGTGGGTTCCGAGAGATCGGGTTTGTCTCGTCTGGTCAGGGCCCGCCTGGACATCACGGTGTTCATTCCCATGGACGGCCGGGTCGACAGCCTCAACGCCGCCACGGCATCCGCTCTGGCCTGCTTCGAGACCAGTCGACTGCGGGCCTCCGGTGGTAGTCTGCACTGA
- a CDS encoding branched-chain amino acid ABC transporter substrate-binding protein, with product MRIKNGEGAAMRRAGTLAVLLAVLALVAACGESFEAGELGAVEVAEGEEIQIRSIGPITGDVAFLGVPNLRGVEMAVADYGPIEGWNVSIGTPMDGLCSPDGGQAAGQAIVADPQVVGVIGTACSGEAVAASPLISDAGMVMISPSNTSPALTSDMAGTAGTDYHVGYYRTAHNDLIQGRAVALFVRNELGLDVAAAIHDGDPYTNGLATAFKDAFEELGGTVPVFTAVNKGDTDMSAVLTEVAAGNPQAIFFPIFMPEGGFVVQQIGGIAGLEDVVLLSADALLVDNFMELPESEGIYLSGPDVRYGDNTNSLTGRSASDVLAAYSQRYGEEPSAAFWAHSYDATAMLLQAIANVAVVDGDTIYIDRQALRDDLNALEFDGLIGSVGCDEFGDCSPGLVTLVHHTNSSDIEAGKSNVVFSFAP from the coding sequence ATGAGGATTAAGAACGGAGAGGGGGCAGCAATGCGTAGAGCAGGTACTTTGGCGGTCCTACTGGCAGTTTTGGCGCTGGTGGCGGCGTGCGGTGAGTCCTTCGAAGCGGGCGAGCTGGGCGCCGTGGAAGTCGCGGAGGGCGAGGAGATTCAGATACGGTCGATCGGCCCGATCACGGGTGACGTGGCGTTCCTCGGCGTTCCCAACCTGCGGGGGGTCGAGATGGCGGTGGCCGACTACGGACCCATCGAGGGCTGGAACGTCAGCATCGGTACGCCGATGGACGGCCTGTGCTCGCCGGACGGTGGCCAGGCGGCCGGACAAGCCATCGTGGCCGACCCGCAGGTGGTCGGGGTGATCGGTACGGCCTGTTCCGGCGAGGCGGTGGCGGCTTCCCCGCTCATCTCCGACGCCGGGATGGTGATGATTTCCCCGTCCAACACCTCGCCGGCACTCACTTCTGACATGGCAGGCACCGCGGGCACCGACTACCACGTGGGTTACTACCGGACGGCCCACAACGACCTCATCCAGGGCAGAGCGGTAGCCCTGTTCGTTCGCAACGAACTGGGTCTGGACGTGGCGGCGGCCATCCATGACGGCGACCCCTACACGAACGGGCTCGCCACGGCCTTCAAGGACGCCTTCGAGGAACTCGGCGGTACCGTGCCGGTCTTCACCGCCGTCAACAAGGGTGACACGGATATGTCGGCGGTGCTGACCGAGGTGGCGGCTGGCAACCCGCAGGCGATCTTCTTCCCGATCTTCATGCCGGAGGGAGGGTTCGTGGTCCAGCAGATCGGCGGCATCGCCGGGTTGGAGGACGTAGTCCTGCTCTCGGCCGACGCCCTGTTGGTGGACAACTTCATGGAGTTGCCGGAGTCGGAGGGGATATACCTGTCAGGCCCGGACGTACGGTACGGTGACAACACGAACTCGCTCACCGGCCGGTCGGCCAGCGACGTCCTGGCGGCCTACAGCCAGAGGTACGGGGAGGAGCCGTCGGCTGCTTTCTGGGCGCACTCCTACGACGCCACGGCCATGTTGCTGCAGGCGATCGCGAACGTGGCCGTCGTGGACGGTGACACCATCTACATCGACCGCCAAGCCCTCCGGGATGACCTGAATGCCCTCGAGTTCGACGGGCTGATCGGCTCCGTAGGATGCGACGAGTTCGGTGATTGCAGTCCGGGGTTGGTGACGCTGGTGCACCACACGAACTCCTCGGACATCGAGGCCGGCAAGAGCAACGTGGTATTCAGCTTCGCGCCTTGA
- a CDS encoding nucleotidyltransferase, whose product MVPRLGDGGRLAGMLTEAQLRAALSELAERLRARGATGRIYIVGGAAMALAYDSDKLTRDIDAAIIEGHGSVIEAVRDIARARGWPSTWLKEQATPYLPTAPDRHSNVVFDHPALKVMAASPEHLLAMKVRAARSSDVTDVRQLLSRTGLSDAGQVEALVESVFPEERLGERQRRWLEDLLAGCEQG is encoded by the coding sequence ATGGTTCCCCGCCTGGGAGATGGAGGTCGTCTAGCGGGGATGCTCACCGAGGCCCAACTCCGCGCCGCCCTGTCCGAACTGGCCGAAAGGCTTCGAGCCCGAGGAGCGACAGGGCGCATTTACATAGTCGGCGGGGCTGCGATGGCATTGGCCTACGACAGCGACAAGCTGACCCGCGACATCGACGCCGCGATCATCGAAGGGCATGGCTCGGTGATCGAAGCCGTGCGCGACATAGCCCGCGCCCGAGGATGGCCGAGCACCTGGCTCAAGGAGCAAGCCACGCCCTACCTACCCACGGCACCGGATCGGCACAGCAATGTGGTATTCGACCATCCAGCCTTGAAGGTCATGGCAGCGTCACCCGAGCACCTGCTGGCGATGAAGGTGAGGGCGGCCCGATCTAGCGATGTGACGGACGTCCGGCAGCTCCTCTCCAGGACGGGCCTCTCCGACGCCGGACAGGTGGAGGCTCTGGTGGAGTCGGTCTTTCCAGAGGAGCGGCTCGGCGAACGGCAGCGGAGATGGCTGGAAGACCTGCTCGCTGGATGTGAACAGGGCTAG
- the disA gene encoding DNA integrity scanning diadenylate cyclase DisA, giving the protein MLDRRSPRRWETEDQEFLDVLSRMAPGTGIRTAVERIIQQGNGALVVVGSGPHIEKIAAGGIALRDADFTPAMLAELAKMDGAIIVDSDVKQILRANVHMLPDPAIATEETGARFRTAERLARSTGCPVIAISEERRQGFVFYGHRKQPLRSATELMVRINQEIQTLERFRGRLAEAETFLDRLEASGRVTLGAALTVLQRAELLRRIGMRAENLAVGLGDERHMVELQLSDIMEGVQELGAKVSRDYFWDRGDLASEGMEVLQNRPLQDLYDTERLCLILGLGSADTRVNPAGQRLAG; this is encoded by the coding sequence ATGCTTGACCGCCGATCCCCCAGGAGGTGGGAGACCGAGGACCAGGAATTCCTCGATGTGCTGTCGCGTATGGCGCCCGGAACGGGCATCCGCACCGCGGTGGAACGGATAATCCAGCAGGGCAACGGCGCGCTCGTGGTGGTCGGGTCGGGTCCGCACATCGAGAAGATCGCCGCCGGAGGAATCGCTCTCCGGGACGCCGACTTCACGCCTGCGATGCTCGCCGAGCTCGCCAAGATGGACGGGGCGATCATCGTGGATTCAGACGTGAAGCAGATACTGCGAGCCAACGTCCACATGCTTCCCGATCCCGCCATCGCGACGGAGGAGACAGGTGCCCGGTTCCGCACGGCCGAGCGCCTGGCCCGGTCCACGGGGTGCCCCGTGATCGCCATCAGCGAGGAGCGGAGGCAGGGTTTCGTCTTCTACGGTCACCGGAAGCAGCCGCTCCGGAGCGCCACCGAACTCATGGTGCGTATCAACCAGGAGATCCAGACGTTGGAGCGGTTCAGGGGCCGCTTGGCCGAGGCGGAGACGTTTCTGGACAGGCTCGAGGCGTCGGGCCGGGTCACTCTCGGGGCCGCGCTCACGGTGCTGCAACGGGCCGAGTTGCTGCGACGGATCGGTATGAGGGCGGAGAACCTCGCGGTCGGACTGGGCGATGAACGGCACATGGTGGAGCTGCAGCTCTCCGACATTATGGAAGGGGTTCAGGAGCTCGGCGCGAAGGTCAGCCGCGACTACTTCTGGGACCGGGGTGATCTGGCCTCCGAAGGGATGGAGGTCCTCCAGAACCGACCCCTTCAGGATCTCTACGACACCGAACGGTTATGCCTCATCCTCGGCTTGGGTTCGGCAGACACGAGGGTCAACCCGGCCGGGCAGCGCCTGGCGGGTTGA
- a CDS encoding nucleoside hydrolase, with the protein MRMIIDTDTASDDAVALAMALNHPDVDVVAMTTVAGNCSLEDTTRNALYTAELCGSSVPVYAGADRPLLVKARPATWFHGMDGLGDQGYPPPSRSAEQEDGVSALINHIRGNPGSTLVTLGPLTNVALALAQAPDIVDLVGRCVVMGGTANKVGNVTPAAEFNLWFDPHAARMVFASGLPIEMVGWEICRGEAGLDPTEQAALRALDTPLAHFFLDCNSTAIESARRQSGTDRLELPDPTAMAVAIDQGRVVTRSSRHYVEIEAESALTRGMSVVDSLDVTGRPANVEVVSAIDNDRFKQMIFEAAGA; encoded by the coding sequence ATGCGGATGATCATCGACACCGATACCGCCTCTGACGACGCGGTCGCCCTGGCGATGGCCCTCAACCACCCCGACGTGGACGTGGTGGCGATGACGACAGTGGCAGGTAACTGCTCGCTGGAGGACACCACCCGGAACGCCCTCTACACCGCCGAACTGTGCGGATCCTCCGTGCCCGTCTATGCGGGCGCCGACCGTCCCCTGCTGGTGAAGGCTCGCCCGGCTACCTGGTTCCACGGGATGGACGGGCTCGGCGACCAGGGATACCCGCCCCCGTCCCGCTCCGCCGAGCAGGAGGACGGCGTCAGCGCCCTCATCAACCACATACGGGGCAATCCCGGCTCCACCCTGGTCACCCTCGGGCCCCTCACCAACGTCGCCCTCGCCCTGGCGCAGGCGCCCGACATCGTGGACCTGGTGGGCCGCTGCGTGGTCATGGGAGGCACCGCCAACAAGGTCGGCAACGTCACCCCCGCGGCGGAGTTCAACCTGTGGTTCGATCCCCACGCCGCCCGGATGGTCTTCGCCTCCGGCCTTCCGATCGAGATGGTCGGCTGGGAGATCTGTCGCGGCGAGGCCGGCCTGGACCCCACCGAGCAGGCCGCGCTCCGAGCGCTGGACACTCCCCTGGCCCACTTCTTCCTCGACTGCAACTCCACTGCCATCGAGTCCGCCCGCCGGCAGTCGGGCACCGACCGGCTGGAGCTCCCCGACCCGACCGCCATGGCGGTGGCGATCGACCAGGGCAGGGTTGTGACCCGAAGCTCCCGCCACTACGTGGAAATCGAGGCGGAGAGCGCGCTGACCAGGGGAATGTCGGTTGTCGACTCCCTGGACGTAACGGGAAGGCCTGCCAACGTCGAAGTAGTCAGCGCCATCGACAACGACCGCTTCAAGCAGATGATCTTCGAGGCAGCCGGCGCCTAG
- a CDS encoding cytochrome P450, producing MARFFDPADPDFIADPYPTLNALRERGPLHYDDGFDIWLVPRHQDVRTVQLDRRLGRVKDGHARPLDLRPIRELGLEGWEPYYQTERHSLLMLEPPEHTRIRVLINRAFTPRRVRELREPICSIADRLLEALRDRDTIDLLADYAQPYSVRVIATLLGAPVEDADLMLDWSHAIVKMYELHCTREQAEAAIDASVEFLAWASALITSRRADPKDDLITAMCLAETDDGGLTDAEIASTVILLLNAGHEATVNTMGNGIVAAMNHGRAWERLARREVAPVVAIEEMMRFDPPLQMFERYVLEDGVEVAGTVLPKGEKVAVLFGAANRDPRRYEDPDTFRVDRGDADHITFGAGVHHCIGAPLARLELEIALDRLIDTFPEASLVDQPVREDGFAIRGYQSVNLSTGS from the coding sequence ATGGCCCGGTTCTTCGACCCGGCCGATCCCGACTTCATCGCTGATCCCTACCCGACGCTGAACGCACTGCGGGAGCGAGGACCCCTGCACTACGACGACGGGTTCGACATCTGGTTGGTCCCCCGGCACCAGGATGTCCGGACGGTCCAGCTCGACCGCCGGTTGGGCCGGGTGAAGGACGGCCATGCCCGCCCGCTCGACCTTCGCCCCATCCGGGAACTTGGCCTGGAGGGATGGGAACCTTACTACCAGACGGAACGCCACTCGTTGCTGATGCTGGAGCCTCCCGAGCACACGCGTATCCGCGTCCTGATCAACCGCGCCTTCACCCCGCGGCGAGTTCGGGAGCTTCGCGAGCCGATTTGCTCCATCGCCGATCGCCTGCTGGAGGCCCTACGCGACCGGGACACCATCGATCTGCTGGCCGACTACGCCCAGCCTTACTCGGTGCGGGTGATAGCCACGCTCCTGGGAGCACCAGTGGAGGACGCCGACCTGATGCTCGACTGGTCCCACGCCATCGTCAAGATGTACGAGCTCCATTGCACCCGTGAGCAGGCGGAAGCCGCCATCGACGCGTCCGTGGAGTTCCTGGCCTGGGCGTCGGCGCTCATCACGTCCCGGCGCGCCGACCCCAAGGATGACCTGATCACCGCCATGTGCCTTGCAGAGACGGACGACGGCGGCCTGACCGACGCCGAGATCGCCTCCACCGTGATCCTGCTGCTCAACGCCGGTCACGAGGCGACGGTAAACACCATGGGCAACGGGATCGTGGCGGCGATGAACCATGGGCGAGCCTGGGAGCGGCTGGCCCGCCGGGAGGTGGCGCCGGTGGTGGCCATCGAGGAGATGATGCGCTTCGACCCGCCGCTCCAGATGTTCGAGCGCTACGTGCTGGAGGACGGCGTCGAGGTGGCCGGGACCGTGCTGCCCAAGGGCGAGAAGGTCGCGGTCCTGTTCGGGGCGGCCAATCGTGATCCCCGCCGGTACGAGGACCCGGATACCTTCCGGGTGGACCGGGGTGACGCGGATCACATCACGTTCGGGGCCGGCGTCCATCACTGCATCGGGGCGCCGCTGGCGCGCCTGGAACTGGAGATCGCGCTCGATCGCCTGATCGACACGTTCCCCGAGGCCTCGCTGGTGGATCAGCCGGTCCGGGAGGACGGCTTCGCCATCCGCGGATACCAATCCGTCAATCTGTCAACCGGGAGCTGA
- a CDS encoding 2-C-methyl-D-erythritol 4-phosphate cytidylyltransferase translates to MSDLAPNRMDVSGVVVAAGRGIRFGARKHTTRLAGKPLWQWARDTLLESGAREVVVVGDVPGGVEGGPERHLSVARGIEEVDAGATVIAVHDAARPLASAALMKRMYRRLAESGADGVVPVVPIADALKRVDPDRVRILDSIDRRDVACAQTPQVFRADVLRRAHAHHASGDAPHDDASMVEALGGRVLAVTGERSAMKITYPEDLVLAEALLRHGSRPGAP, encoded by the coding sequence GTGTCTGACTTGGCCCCGAACCGCATGGACGTGTCGGGCGTAGTGGTTGCGGCGGGGCGAGGTATTCGATTCGGGGCGCGCAAGCACACCACCCGGCTTGCCGGTAAGCCCCTCTGGCAGTGGGCGAGGGACACGCTCCTCGAGAGCGGCGCTCGCGAAGTGGTGGTGGTCGGGGATGTCCCGGGCGGTGTGGAAGGTGGGCCGGAGCGCCACCTATCGGTAGCCAGGGGGATCGAGGAGGTGGACGCGGGGGCTACTGTCATCGCCGTGCACGACGCGGCCCGCCCCCTGGCCTCGGCAGCCCTGATGAAGCGGATGTACCGCAGGCTGGCGGAGAGTGGGGCCGACGGTGTAGTGCCGGTGGTTCCGATCGCCGATGCTCTGAAGCGGGTCGATCCCGATCGGGTCCGCATCCTGGACTCCATCGACCGCCGTGACGTCGCGTGTGCCCAGACTCCCCAGGTGTTCCGGGCCGACGTGCTGCGCCGGGCTCACGCCCACCATGCCTCGGGGGATGCCCCTCATGACGATGCCAGCATGGTGGAGGCGCTGGGAGGTCGCGTACTGGCCGTGACCGGGGAACGATCCGCCATGAAGATCACCTATCCCGAGGATCTGGTGCTGGCGGAGGCACTTCTCCGGCATGGGTCGCGCCCCGGAGCGCCATGA
- the cysS gene encoding cysteine--tRNA ligase has product MITVYNTLGRVHQSFEPLEEGRVRMYVCGPTVQSAPHIGHGRCAVAFDVIRRYLVWRGWDVLFVQNITDVDDKIINRAVDLGVTTEALVADMTERFLSSYRRLGVLDPDVTPAATRHIPEMIELIGRLVSRGLAYASGGDVYFRVRSLEGYGKLSGRNVDELRIGARVEPGVDKEDPLDFALWKGAKPGEPSWPSPWGDGRPGWHIECSAMSAKYLGLPFDIHAGGADLIFPHHENEIAQSEGATDGPFARYWLHNGMVNLGGEKLSKSTGHIVDLAEAIETYGGPVVRLFLLRAAYRSPIEYSDDSLGDARAGLDRLRSFVRRAPASSEPDAATLDRFAASMEDDFNTPEALGALFETVRRGNARLDRGDDAGSLIGAVREIAGVLGIDLEGGGLESLEGPLTKLAARYEVEAGSAEDMVRRLVAARTAARQSRDWSRADAIRDDMAGAGIVIEDAADGVRWYRR; this is encoded by the coding sequence GTGATAACGGTCTACAACACCCTCGGCAGGGTGCACCAGAGCTTCGAGCCGCTGGAAGAGGGCCGCGTTCGCATGTACGTCTGTGGCCCGACGGTGCAGTCGGCGCCCCACATCGGCCACGGAAGGTGCGCGGTCGCCTTCGACGTCATCCGCCGCTACCTGGTGTGGAGGGGATGGGACGTCCTCTTCGTCCAGAACATCACCGATGTGGACGACAAGATCATCAACCGGGCGGTTGACCTGGGCGTGACCACCGAAGCACTGGTGGCGGACATGACGGAGCGGTTCCTCTCCTCATACCGCCGGCTCGGGGTGCTTGATCCGGATGTAACGCCGGCCGCCACGCGCCACATCCCGGAGATGATCGAGCTAATAGGCCGGCTGGTGAGCCGCGGTCTGGCTTACGCGAGCGGGGGCGATGTCTACTTCAGGGTGCGATCCCTGGAGGGCTACGGGAAGCTGTCAGGCCGCAACGTGGATGAGCTCCGGATCGGGGCCCGGGTTGAGCCGGGGGTCGACAAGGAGGACCCGCTGGACTTCGCATTGTGGAAGGGCGCCAAACCGGGGGAGCCGTCGTGGCCGTCACCGTGGGGAGATGGAAGGCCCGGATGGCATATCGAGTGCTCCGCCATGTCCGCCAAGTATCTGGGCCTGCCGTTCGATATCCACGCAGGGGGGGCCGACCTGATCTTTCCCCACCATGAGAACGAGATCGCCCAGTCCGAGGGTGCCACGGATGGGCCGTTCGCCCGGTACTGGCTCCACAACGGCATGGTGAACCTCGGCGGGGAGAAGCTCTCCAAGTCCACCGGGCACATCGTGGACCTGGCCGAGGCGATCGAGACCTACGGTGGTCCTGTGGTCAGGCTCTTCCTCCTCCGGGCTGCGTACCGGTCGCCGATCGAATACTCCGATGACTCACTCGGCGATGCGCGGGCCGGCCTGGATCGGTTGCGCTCCTTCGTCAGGCGGGCGCCGGCGTCGAGCGAGCCGGACGCGGCCACCCTCGATCGGTTCGCCGCCTCCATGGAGGACGACTTCAACACGCCGGAGGCGCTCGGGGCGCTATTCGAGACGGTACGCCGAGGCAACGCCCGGTTGGATCGAGGCGACGATGCCGGCTCGCTCATCGGCGCGGTGAGGGAGATCGCCGGCGTGCTCGGGATCGACCTCGAGGGCGGCGGGTTGGAGAGCCTGGAGGGACCGCTCACCAAGTTGGCGGCCCGTTACGAGGTGGAGGCCGGGAGTGCCGAGGATATGGTGCGCCGGCTGGTGGCCGCCCGCACGGCGGCTCGGCAGTCGCGTGATTGGTCCCGCGCCGATGCCATCCGCGATGACATGGCCGGAGCGGGGATCGTGATCGAAGACGCGGCCGATGGCGTCCGCTGGTATCGGCGGTAG